One window of the Halonatronomonas betaini genome contains the following:
- a CDS encoding HD domain-containing phosphohydrolase → MSLNQKISNDRLADEDLFHIFFNEFDFHAWYHDSASTYQEVNERHADFFGLEPGYMSSVDLKDIFLNAEEADAFIEDNQVVFETGRKLTIEQSLTDHYGKKHILKIRRQPVYSETGNIKGILCLAEDITEKRKAEKGLYEREELFQSIIATLPDILMFLDDEGRYLKIWTGQNENLYDSRENLLGKKIEEVLPAEQAELIMDNLNEALKDVEIKVFEYELDVLGGKKWFEARMIAAGSDRAVMVVRDISDRVMAHNKIEELHNVAIKLASTQNEESVYELTVEAAERILEFDVCTLDLVEDNMFKVKMTSSGVPEGGSVSGPVEGIGGKVYNNQESLITKDVREEELANPVKSEYRSAITVPIDEYGIFQVISTEVEKFGEDDLRLTELLISHTATAIKRLRAEKEIRYLGFHDKLTGLYNRMFVEEELRRLDSQRQLPLSIIAGDVNSLKLVNDAFGHKAGDDLLKKVARILKKSCRQEDIIGRFGGDEFTIILPDTSNKEARKILKRIKNNCKQEKSSIIPVSIALGLATKKNENEDINEVLKNADTNMYENKIRESEEVKNLVLETLMGKLGEKEFETQRHCERLKKMAFKIGRELEFNSAEMERLEKAAYLHDIGMISTPEEILKKAGELTVDEWIEIKKHPETGYRIARSSDKLTDIANIILHHHERWDGNGYPRGIEGESIPVQSRIIAVIDAFDVMVNKSLYREPLTKEEAIAELYDNAGSQFDPEIVDIFVEKVI, encoded by the coding sequence TGAGTTTGATTTTCATGCCTGGTATCATGATTCTGCAAGTACTTATCAGGAAGTAAATGAGAGACATGCTGACTTTTTTGGACTGGAACCTGGATATATGAGTTCTGTTGATTTAAAAGATATCTTCTTAAATGCTGAAGAAGCTGATGCTTTTATTGAAGATAATCAGGTTGTTTTTGAAACCGGGAGAAAATTGACTATAGAACAGAGCTTAACTGATCATTATGGCAAAAAACATATATTAAAGATCAGAAGACAGCCTGTTTATTCAGAAACTGGAAATATAAAAGGGATCTTATGTCTGGCTGAAGATATAACTGAAAAGAGAAAAGCTGAAAAGGGATTATATGAAAGGGAAGAGTTGTTTCAGTCTATAATTGCTACCTTACCTGATATTTTGATGTTTTTAGATGATGAGGGTAGATATTTGAAAATCTGGACTGGGCAGAATGAAAATTTATATGATTCAAGGGAGAATTTATTAGGAAAAAAGATTGAAGAGGTTTTGCCTGCTGAGCAGGCTGAGTTAATAATGGATAATTTAAATGAGGCATTAAAGGATGTTGAGATAAAAGTTTTTGAATATGAACTGGATGTTTTAGGTGGAAAGAAATGGTTTGAAGCCAGAATGATAGCTGCTGGCTCAGACAGGGCTGTTATGGTTGTGAGGGATATTTCTGATAGGGTTATGGCCCATAATAAAATTGAAGAGCTCCATAATGTGGCAATTAAACTGGCTTCTACCCAAAATGAGGAATCTGTATATGAGTTAACAGTTGAGGCTGCAGAAAGGATTTTAGAATTTGATGTCTGTACTCTTGATTTAGTTGAAGATAATATGTTTAAAGTTAAGATGACATCTTCTGGCGTGCCTGAAGGGGGCTCAGTCTCAGGTCCAGTTGAGGGTATCGGCGGCAAGGTTTATAATAATCAGGAATCACTTATAACTAAAGATGTCAGGGAAGAGGAACTGGCTAATCCAGTAAAAAGCGAGTATAGGTCTGCTATTACTGTTCCAATTGATGAATACGGGATTTTTCAGGTTATATCGACTGAAGTTGAAAAATTTGGTGAAGATGATTTAAGATTAACAGAATTATTGATTTCTCATACTGCAACTGCAATAAAAAGGCTTCGAGCTGAAAAGGAGATAAGATACTTAGGCTTTCATGACAAACTGACTGGTTTGTATAATCGGATGTTTGTTGAGGAGGAATTAAGGAGGCTGGATAGCCAGAGGCAGCTGCCTTTATCAATTATTGCAGGGGATGTAAATAGTTTGAAACTGGTAAATGATGCTTTTGGGCATAAAGCCGGTGATGATTTATTAAAGAAGGTTGCCAGGATATTAAAGAAATCATGCAGGCAGGAAGATATCATCGGGAGGTTTGGCGGCGATGAATTTACGATTATTCTTCCAGATACCTCTAATAAAGAAGCCAGGAAAATTCTAAAAAGAATAAAAAATAACTGTAAGCAGGAGAAGAGTTCAATAATACCTGTTAGTATTGCTCTTGGTTTAGCCACTAAGAAAAATGAAAATGAAGATATTAATGAGGTTTTAAAGAATGCTGATACAAATATGTATGAGAACAAAATTAGAGAGAGCGAAGAAGTTAAAAATTTAGTATTAGAAACTTTAATGGGGAAATTAGGGGAGAAAGAATTTGAGACCCAGCGTCACTGTGAAAGGTTAAAGAAAATGGCTTTTAAAATTGGCAGGGAATTAGAATTTAATTCTGCTGAGATGGAGAGGTTAGAAAAAGCTGCCTATCTTCATGATATAGGAATGATCTCAACGCCTGAAGAGATATTAAAAAAAGCAGGGGAATTAACTGTTGATGAATGGATAGAGATAAAAAAACATCCTGAGACTGGTTACAGGATTGCCAGGTCATCTGATAAATTAACTGATATTGCTAATATTATTCTTCATCATCATGAGAGATGGGATGGCAATGGCTATCCTAGAGGTATTGAGGGTGAATCGATTCCAGTCCAATCAAGGATTATTGCTGTTATTGATGCCTTTGATGTAATGGTTAATAAAAGTTTATATAGAGAGCCTTTAACAAAAGAAGAGGCAATTGCTGAACTCTATGATAATGCAGGCAGTCAGTTTGATCCTGAGATAGTAGATATATTTGTTGAAAAAGTTATCTAG
- a CDS encoding TRAP transporter permease: MMDEQVKDKTIKKPEDIEKELASMRNIRGLWAKFATIIAIAVSIFHFYTSGFGLLISFEQRSIHLALLMILAFVMYPLKKTDRDRVPWYDIILAAAGTVACLYIYFNHYELAFRAGMPEQLDLIMGAIAILLVLEATRRSIGIALPIIASVFLVYAYFGPYMPGILAHRGFSLRRIISHLYLTTEGIFGIPIGVSATFVFMFVLFGSVLEQSGIGEYIIKVVFSGLGHQKGGPAKAAVVTSGLMGMISGSSIANTVTTGSFTIPIMKKMGFTPEVAGGVEVAASTNGQFLPPIMGAAAFIMIEFTGLPYVEIIRAAFIPAILSYVAIFGIVHLQAEKTGLKGMNKEELAPFFPTLIKGIYFVIPIIGLVYLLVIRRMTALGSAYWAIVMAIIVSLGAKLFIMVWCKSKGVKREDITPDLLPIDPTKESKQGIFSSKELFIGFFKELVGAFEAGAKNMIGIAMACACAGIIIGVVTLSGLGLRMTSLILTLARGSVFLTLVFTMFASLLLGLGLPTTAKYIIVATLTAPALTRLGIPIIAAHLFILYFGVLADDTPPVGLAAYAAAAVAGSDPVKTGLLGFKFDLAAFILPFIFVYSPMMLMIDVTWYKLIWIVITAVIGMYAWSAGIQNYFFTKTRWWERIGLLGFAILSTVPDIQLDLIGLAGILVIYITQRKAANLPLRPYFLGGKLAE; the protein is encoded by the coding sequence ATGATGGATGAGCAGGTTAAAGATAAAACTATAAAGAAGCCAGAAGATATAGAAAAAGAATTAGCTTCAATGAGAAATATTAGAGGGTTATGGGCAAAATTTGCTACAATTATTGCAATTGCAGTATCGATTTTTCATTTTTATACCAGTGGCTTTGGTCTTTTGATTTCATTTGAACAGAGATCAATCCATTTAGCATTACTTATGATTTTAGCATTTGTTATGTACCCATTGAAAAAAACTGATAGGGATAGAGTCCCCTGGTATGATATTATTCTTGCAGCTGCAGGGACTGTAGCCTGTTTATATATATATTTCAATCATTATGAGTTGGCTTTTAGGGCAGGCATGCCAGAGCAACTTGATCTGATTATGGGAGCTATTGCAATATTACTTGTTTTAGAGGCGACCAGGCGCTCTATTGGAATTGCATTACCGATTATTGCTTCAGTATTTCTAGTCTATGCATATTTTGGGCCTTATATGCCTGGAATTTTAGCACATAGAGGTTTTTCATTAAGAAGGATTATTTCTCATTTATATCTTACAACTGAAGGTATTTTTGGTATTCCAATTGGTGTATCTGCAACTTTTGTATTTATGTTTGTATTATTTGGTTCTGTCTTAGAACAGAGTGGAATTGGAGAATATATTATTAAGGTTGTTTTTTCCGGGTTAGGTCATCAGAAAGGTGGTCCTGCCAAGGCAGCAGTTGTTACAAGCGGTTTAATGGGTATGATATCAGGTAGTTCAATAGCCAATACAGTAACGACTGGCTCTTTTACAATACCGATAATGAAAAAAATGGGTTTTACACCAGAAGTGGCCGGTGGTGTTGAAGTAGCTGCCTCAACAAATGGTCAGTTTTTACCTCCAATTATGGGGGCTGCAGCCTTTATTATGATTGAATTTACCGGGTTACCCTATGTAGAGATTATCAGAGCGGCATTTATTCCGGCTATTTTAAGTTATGTTGCTATTTTTGGAATTGTTCATCTTCAGGCTGAAAAGACCGGCTTGAAGGGAATGAATAAAGAGGAATTAGCGCCATTTTTCCCAACTTTAATTAAAGGGATATATTTTGTTATACCAATAATTGGTCTGGTTTATCTATTAGTTATTAGGAGGATGACAGCATTAGGCTCTGCTTATTGGGCAATTGTTATGGCTATAATAGTTAGCCTGGGAGCTAAATTATTTATTATGGTTTGGTGTAAAAGTAAAGGGGTTAAGAGAGAAGATATTACTCCAGATTTATTGCCGATAGATCCTACAAAGGAGAGTAAACAGGGTATATTTTCTAGTAAAGAATTATTTATTGGATTTTTTAAAGAACTAGTCGGTGCCTTTGAAGCCGGGGCAAAAAATATGATTGGAATTGCTATGGCCTGTGCCTGTGCAGGGATTATAATCGGGGTTGTAACATTAAGTGGTCTTGGCTTAAGAATGACAAGTTTAATTTTGACCCTTGCTAGAGGTAGTGTCTTTTTAACCCTTGTATTTACAATGTTTGCATCATTATTATTAGGTTTAGGTTTGCCGACAACTGCTAAATATATAATAGTAGCAACATTGACGGCACCTGCTTTAACCAGACTTGGAATTCCAATAATTGCAGCTCATTTATTTATACTTTATTTTGGAGTTTTAGCTGATGATACTCCACCTGTAGGTTTAGCTGCTTATGCTGCGGCTGCTGTGGCTGGTTCAGATCCGGTTAAAACCGGTTTATTAGGTTTTAAGTTTGATCTGGCTGCATTTATTTTGCCATTTATTTTTGTTTATTCACCAATGATGCTAATGATTGATGTGACCTGGTATAAATTAATCTGGATTGTTATTACAGCGGTTATTGGTATGTATGCCTGGTCGGCCGGTATTCAGAATTACTTCTTCACTAAAACTAGATGGTGGGAAAGAATTGGTTTGTTAGGTTTTGCAATTCTTTCTACAGTGCCAGATATACAACTTGACTTAATTGGGCTGGCTGGAATACTGGTTATATATATAACACAGAGAAAAGCTGCAAACTTACCTTTACGCCCTTATTTTTTAGGTGGAAAGTTAGCTGAATAA
- a CDS encoding TAXI family TRAP transporter solute-binding subunit, with the protein MSREFKFLLFLVLAFALVFSGPVSAQEFISIATGGTAGVYYPLGGGMAELINEHVDNVNATAEVSGASVENVRLIQNQEVEFALVQNDISFYAKNGTEMFDGDPLDDLRGVALLYPEIIQIVTLEGNEIESVYDFEDKRIAVGAPGSGTEANARQIIEAHGLTYDDMTIDYLSFAEAVDQLRDGHVDAAFITAGIPTSAIMDLAATNDAKVLEIEEDIIAQLQEDYPFYTSIDIPGGTYSDIDEDITTVTVLAMIIANQAADEDMVYNVTAAIFDNLDRLAETHARGGDVSLETALDGMPIEMHPGAQRYFDEQGMEY; encoded by the coding sequence ATGAGTAGAGAGTTTAAGTTTTTATTATTTTTAGTGCTGGCATTTGCTCTAGTATTTAGTGGTCCGGTATCTGCACAGGAGTTTATTTCGATTGCGACTGGTGGAACTGCAGGAGTTTATTATCCATTAGGTGGAGGTATGGCAGAATTAATCAATGAGCATGTTGATAATGTAAATGCTACTGCTGAAGTTAGTGGGGCTTCTGTTGAAAACGTAAGGCTTATCCAGAATCAAGAAGTAGAGTTTGCCTTAGTCCAGAACGATATTAGTTTTTATGCTAAAAATGGTACAGAGATGTTTGATGGTGATCCATTGGATGATCTAAGGGGTGTTGCTTTATTATATCCAGAGATTATTCAGATTGTAACCTTAGAAGGTAATGAGATTGAATCAGTATATGATTTTGAAGATAAGAGGATTGCTGTTGGAGCTCCTGGTAGTGGTACTGAAGCTAATGCCCGTCAGATAATTGAGGCCCATGGCTTAACCTATGATGATATGACCATAGATTATCTATCATTTGCAGAAGCAGTTGATCAGTTAAGAGATGGTCATGTAGATGCAGCATTTATAACTGCTGGAATTCCAACATCTGCTATCATGGATTTAGCTGCAACCAATGATGCTAAAGTTTTAGAAATTGAAGAGGATATTATTGCCCAATTACAGGAAGATTATCCTTTCTATACCTCAATAGATATTCCTGGAGGAACCTATAGTGATATCGATGAAGATATTACTACTGTAACTGTTTTAGCTATGATTATAGCCAATCAGGCAGCAGATGAAGATATGGTTTATAATGTGACAGCAGCAATATTTGATAATCTAGATAGACTTGCTGAGACCCATGCCCGTGGAGGAGATGTTAGCCTTGAAACAGCACTTGATGGAATGCCAATAGAAATGCATCCAGGTGCTCAGAGGTATTTTGATGAACAGGGCATGGAATATTAA
- a CDS encoding DUF1850 domain-containing protein, which produces MKKIILVLIFLLLIIVLMNYTVGLIVFSSDNGVIKVRPIFVQATEIELKYIHSVAQTQVSENFELDNNGFILNKTVFESYGAGLPLDGGDFKRKNGKFVQEGQNIRIDELVLRVSRTEGQELIVSGEVYDLQLLVEPGQRLFVNFYSPWNYLKLSFGFN; this is translated from the coding sequence ATGAAGAAAATAATCCTGGTTTTGATTTTTCTCCTGTTAATAATTGTCCTGATGAACTATACAGTTGGTTTGATTGTATTTTCCAGTGATAATGGAGTAATTAAAGTTAGACCAATATTTGTGCAGGCAACTGAGATAGAATTGAAATATATACATTCAGTTGCTCAAACACAAGTTTCTGAGAATTTTGAACTTGATAATAATGGTTTTATATTGAATAAAACTGTTTTTGAATCATATGGGGCAGGTCTCCCTCTTGATGGTGGAGATTTTAAGAGAAAAAATGGTAAATTTGTTCAGGAAGGTCAGAATATTAGGATCGATGAATTAGTGCTAAGGGTTTCAAGAACTGAGGGACAGGAATTGATAGTATCTGGGGAGGTTTATGATCTTCAACTCTTAGTGGAGCCAGGCCAGAGGCTTTTTGTAAACTTTTATAGTCCCTGGAATTATTTAAAGTTAAGTTTTGGATTTAATTAG
- a CDS encoding BMP family lipoprotein, with protein MSKKIISIAVVFSFIMVAAFAGFGQVAEADDHGSDVRVGIVLSTGGLGDLSFNDSAYRGLQRAEEELGISFDYIEPADPAEDETALRRFAEQNYDLVIGVGFQMADSLEIVAMDYPHINFAHVDEPFEDILDNVVSLNFDEHEGSFLAGALAALVSETGTIGYVGGVDFALIHRFEGGYYQGAKYIDEDIEVLRRYADDFGDPARGREIALGMIDDDADVIYHAAGGTGTGVFEAAEEEDIYAIGVDANQNHVAPGRIIASMLKRVDNTVFDVVESVVDGTYEGGQNLFYSLADGGVGLTSLTELDIEEEQAYEDGVISEEELEMIKEMKENVTAEHAERIDEIAEMIKDGEIEVENWGETGRPE; from the coding sequence TTGAGCAAGAAAATAATTAGTATTGCAGTAGTATTCAGTTTCATTATGGTAGCAGCTTTTGCTGGTTTTGGGCAGGTTGCTGAGGCAGATGACCATGGTTCAGATGTTAGAGTCGGTATAGTTCTATCAACTGGTGGCCTTGGTGATCTATCATTTAATGATTCAGCCTATCGTGGCCTGCAGAGAGCAGAAGAAGAATTAGGTATTAGTTTTGATTATATCGAGCCAGCAGATCCTGCTGAAGATGAAACAGCTTTACGTCGTTTTGCTGAGCAGAATTATGATCTAGTAATTGGTGTTGGTTTCCAGATGGCAGATAGTCTAGAGATAGTTGCCATGGATTATCCACATATCAACTTTGCTCATGTTGATGAACCATTTGAAGATATCCTTGATAATGTAGTATCATTAAACTTTGATGAGCATGAAGGTTCTTTCTTAGCTGGTGCTTTAGCTGCTCTAGTATCAGAGACTGGTACAATCGGTTATGTTGGTGGTGTTGACTTTGCTTTAATCCACCGTTTTGAAGGCGGATATTATCAGGGAGCAAAATATATTGATGAAGATATAGAGGTACTTCGTAGATATGCTGATGACTTTGGTGATCCAGCTAGAGGTCGTGAGATAGCTCTTGGTATGATCGATGATGATGCAGATGTTATTTATCATGCTGCCGGTGGTACAGGTACTGGTGTCTTTGAGGCAGCTGAAGAAGAAGACATTTATGCTATTGGTGTAGACGCTAACCAGAATCATGTAGCTCCTGGAAGAATTATTGCAAGTATGCTTAAGCGTGTAGATAATACTGTATTTGATGTTGTTGAGTCTGTTGTAGATGGCACCTATGAAGGCGGCCAGAACTTATTTTACAGTCTTGCTGATGGTGGTGTTGGTCTAACCAGCTTAACAGAATTAGATATTGAAGAAGAGCAGGCTTATGAAGATGGAGTTATTTCTGAAGAAGAGCTAGAAATGATTAAAGAGATGAAAGAAAACGTAACTGCAGAGCATGCTGAAAGAATCGATGAAATTGCTGAAATGATTAAAGATGGCGAAATAGAAGTAGAAAACTGGGGAGAGACTGGCAGACCCGAGTAA